In a single window of the Myxococcus guangdongensis genome:
- a CDS encoding 1-phosphofructokinase family hexose kinase yields MAHIVTLTLNPAIDVATSVPEVTPEHKLRCGSVRRDPGGGGINVARVVRELGGESIAVYTRGGATGLLLEELLEEKGLLRRSIPVEGSTRESFTVAEGHSAREYRFILPGPVLTEREWQRCLTAVSEVSQDAAFIVASGSLPQGVPEDFYARVARLAKELGVRCVVDTSGKALAAALEEGVFLAKPNRRELRELTGMQVEDLESQASAARELVARGRAQVLAVSMGADGALLTTRDVQLRASPPPVETHSSVGAGDSFVAGVTLALARGQSPEEALRWGIASGTAALLSQGTDLCARADVERLFTQVKALPVARP; encoded by the coding sequence ATGGCGCACATCGTGACGCTGACGCTCAACCCCGCCATCGACGTCGCGACGTCCGTGCCGGAAGTCACGCCCGAGCACAAGCTGCGCTGCGGCTCCGTGCGGAGGGATCCTGGCGGCGGCGGCATCAACGTGGCCCGCGTGGTGCGCGAGCTCGGCGGTGAGTCCATCGCCGTCTACACCCGGGGCGGCGCCACCGGCCTGCTCCTCGAGGAGCTGCTGGAGGAGAAGGGCCTCCTGCGCCGCTCCATCCCCGTGGAGGGCTCCACCCGCGAGAGCTTCACCGTCGCCGAGGGCCACAGCGCCCGCGAGTACCGCTTCATCCTCCCCGGCCCCGTGCTCACCGAGCGCGAATGGCAGCGCTGCCTCACCGCCGTGAGCGAGGTGTCCCAGGACGCCGCCTTCATCGTCGCCAGCGGCAGCCTGCCTCAGGGTGTCCCCGAGGACTTCTACGCCCGCGTCGCCCGGCTGGCGAAGGAGCTCGGCGTGCGCTGCGTGGTGGACACCAGCGGCAAGGCGCTCGCCGCCGCCCTGGAGGAGGGTGTGTTCCTGGCCAAGCCCAACCGCCGCGAGCTGCGGGAGCTGACGGGCATGCAGGTGGAGGACCTGGAGTCCCAGGCCTCGGCCGCCCGGGAGCTGGTCGCCCGGGGCCGCGCCCAGGTTCTCGCCGTCTCCATGGGCGCCGATGGCGCGCTGCTCACCACCCGCGACGTCCAGCTCCGCGCCTCGCCGCCTCCCGTGGAAACCCACAGCTCCGTGGGGGCCGGGGACAGCTTCGTGGCCGGGGTGACGCTGGCGCTCGCCCGGGGCCAGTCCCCGGAGGAGGCCCTGCGCTGGGGCATCGCCTCCGGCACCGCGGCGCTCCTGTCCCAGGGGACCGACCTGTGCGCCCGGGCGGACGTCGAGCGTTTGTTCACGCAGGTGAAGGCGCTCCCCGTGGCGCGTCCGTAA